The genomic region TGAAGGAAGAAATGAATGAATTTTATACAGAAGCAGAATCTGGAAATGTACAAGGGATGCAGGCAGAATTCGGGGATTTATTGTTTTCACTTGTCAATTATGCCCGGGTAATGGGAATAAACCCTGAAGAATCATTGGAACGAACCAATAAAAAATTCATTAATCGTTTCCGTTTTATGGAAGATAGAGTGAGGGAGAAGGGATTGTCTTTAGCGGACCTGAATCTGGCAGAAATGGATGTCTATTGGAATGAAGCAAAGAAAAATGGTCTCTGATGCGAAGTAGGTTCCGGGAATTTCGTTTAGGTGGTTTGATGATGTTTTTAATCGTTTCAAATTTCGTATCTGCGCAAAAATCAGATTCCTGTTTACTTGATAAAAAGTATCTCCATTCATTTTTCACGGACACCCGCGATTTATTGCTTTCGCCCGGAAAAACTGGCAGAGAAGATGGGAACTTTATCGGTGCATCACTCCTTGTCATTCCTGCCGGGTTTATGTTCGATGAACCTGTCGAAAGATTTTTCAGGCGACAACAAATTCGTAGCAGCAATGAAGAATGGATAGACTATTCCATCTCGAATTTTGGCAGTGGTTTATATCCCGGAGCTGCAGCAGTAATTCTTTATGGTTTAGGGGCAAGCAAGAAAAGAGAGGATTTGAAGTGGATGGCCTTGCTTCAAATAAAAACGTTGGGTATTTCTGTTGCAGCCAGCAGAGTGCCGAAATACCTTTTTCAACGCAAGCGTCCTGATGAAAATATTCCCGTAAATGCATGGAACTGGAGTGGGCCTCTTCAAGGTTTTACCGGAAACTATTCATTTACGAGTGGTCATACATTTATCGCATTTTCCTGGGCTGCCGTTACCGCATCTGCCTACAAAGAAAAAAAGGGCCTTGTGATTGGCTTGTATTCTCTGGCATCACTAGTTGAGTATCCAGAGTTTATAAAGGAGAACATTGGAGCAGTGATGTTTTGGGTGGTGCTGTATTGGGCTATGCATTGGGTAAACTTATGTACCGCTTCCAGGAGAAAAACTGGATGAAAAAGCCATAACGTAAAAACCATTTCTGATCTTGAATGTTTAGAAGCTATTAAAACACATATATACCCGTAAACATTCAAAATCTTTATGTTGAAAATAGGCTCTCGAGTACCGGAATTCTCAATAATGGATAGTGAGAAGCAACCTTTTACCAATGAAACCATTGCCGGAAAACGAACATTGCTATTGTTTTTTCCGGCCGCATTCACCAGCGTTTGTACAAAAGAACTTTGTGCGGTGCGTGATGATATAGCACGATATAATGATCTCCAGGTGGATGTTGTGGGACTTTCAACGGATTCCTTGTACGTTCTTGCTAAATATAAAGAGGAACAAGGATTGAATTTTAAGCTTGCCGCTGATTATAACAAGGAGATGTGTGCTGCATTTGATTCGCAATATGAAGTATTTGCTTTTGGCATGAAGGGAACAGCAAAACGATCCGCATTTATCATTGACGAAAATGGAGCAATCTGTTATGCTGAAGTATTGGCAAGTGCCGGAGATATTCCAAATTTCAAAGCCATAACTGAGGTGTTAGAAAAAATGGGTGTAAATTCCTGATAGTCAATAACGGTGGGTCCGGAAGAAGGTAGGGTAGGAACGTTTTTATTTTCATTGTTAGATTTAAATATCTTTGTCTTCTCTAAAACTAACCATGAAAAAACTCATTACTCTTCTACTTATTGCGTCATTTTCCGGAACAGCAACTGCTCAAATTACAATTACTAATGCAGATATGCCGAATACCGGTGATACTTTGCGTGTAAGTGAAGCTTCTGTTTTAACTCCGGTTGATCTCACTTTAACGGGTGCCAACTATACATGGGATTTTTCGGGTCTATTACCTGTAGCTCAGGATGTCGATACATTTGTTACAGTGGGTTCAACGCCAACCCTCCTTGCCATTTACTTTGTAAATCTTAGTATAAACACTAACAGAGCCAACATCTCAGCTCTTGGTTCTAATAATCCACTCGCCGCTCAGTTACCGGTATCTGACGTTTATAGTTTTTTTTATGAAAATTCTTCGTTGTTTCAGCAAGTGGGCTTTGGGGCAACTATTGGTGGTACCGCTGTTCCTTTAGGATACGGAAATAAGGATATTATTTATAATTTCCCATTAGATTTCAATGACCAGGATTCAAGTAATAGTGATTACTCATTAAGTGTCCCCGGTACAGTTTACGCGGAAGGAAATCAGAAACGTGTAAATTTTGTGGATGGATGGGGAAGTCTGACAACACCTTATGGAACTTTTAATGCGCTTAGGGTGAAGTCCACTTTGACCGGTCAGGATTCAGTTTATCTGGATAGCACAGCTACAGGATTTAGTACTGCCCGTCCATTGATTCGTGAGTATAAATGGCTCGCCAATGGCGAACGAATTCCTGTTCTGCAAATCAATACGGCCGAAGTTTTGGGAGTGGAAGCCATTTCCTCCATCCGATACAGGGATAGTCTTCGTGTTAATGTAGGTTTACCTCCTGTATCTGCTCTTCAGACAAATCCTGTTCTTTTTCCCAATCCAAATTCCGGCGAGAATGTTTTGCTATGATAAATCTGGTAAAACCTGCTGCCGTTAAAATTGATATTTGCGCTGTTGATGGACATCTGGTAAATAGTTCGGTTATACAACTTTCAGCCGGAGTTCAGAATATTGCTATTAGATCATCTGATTTACAGTTAGATGCAGGAGTGTATATGGTACGCTTTCTATTAGAGGGTGAAGCAAAGACGGTTAAAATGGTTGTCCGCCCCTGATTTTTTAAGATATATATATTTAAAATCTGCTCCTTATAATTTATTTTGAAGCAGTATATTTGCAACCCTTAAAAGAAGGTCCCTTCTAAGGAATTTAATTAACCCTGCCCAGGTGGCGAAATTGGTAGACGCACCATCTTGAGGGGGTGGCGCCAACAGGCGTACGAGTTCGAATCTCGTTCTGGGCACATTAATTTCAACTTTGAGTAGTATCAATTATTGTTTGGTACTTCAGATTATGAGTTGAAAACTGAAAATTTTTCTGCCCAGGTGGCGAAATTGGTAAACGTTGCGGTCTCAGAAGCCGTTGGTGTAATTACCTTGAGAGTTCGAGTCTCTCCCTGGGCACATTTTTCTCTATCATTTTAATGCCCTTTTAAGTTGACCATCTTCTTTAATGTGTATTAAAAAATGTCTCGGGAAAGTTCATTCTTCATTGACCGACATATAAATGGAGGTCAAAACTCACTTCCAAACTCCCAATTCTAAACTCCCAATTGCAAACTCAAAACTCCCAATTCCTAAAATTTAATTCTTAATTCTTAATTCTTAATTCTGAATTCTTAACTCCTTTATTTTCTAATCCTCCTATCAATAAGTATAAAATTCCTAATAATATACTAAGAGCGATAGTCATCCCCCAAGTCCCAATATGATTGGTTGGGTAAAGAATACGACTACCTATATCATGAAATAATTCCAGCGGCGATCGAATAATATCCCAACTATTAAAACGCTCGAATCTCCCTAAATAAACCCCGAAACTGCCTAGTGTCAATGTACAAAAAACAAAAAGTAACCCTGTGCCATTTGAATGAAAGCGGATGACGAACCGGTGCATATGTTTTAAAGAAAAAAGTCCAAGCAATAATCCGGTAATGGAAAAGGATAACAATAGAAATAAATCGAACCATTCCGGAGTATTTCCTCTCGGCATTAAATGGAAAAGATCGGTAAGTATATAAGGTGCATTTGGGAAAAATAGAATCCAAAATGGAAAAATCAACCAAAATTGGAAAGGTTCAATATCCCTTTCTTTTAACTTCATTAACGTGCTTATGCCAAAAGGAATATAGGCAAGAAATAAATTCCACAAAAGAAAGAGAAATGTGATCTGCCCCGTAAAGAGTATTCGCGTAACCAGCATTCCTATGCTAAAAATTGAAAGTAGTATTAACGATGCACTTTTTTTGTCGATGCGGATCATGTGTGGTTTTTCAAAAGGTTTGAACTGAAGTAACGGGAAATTACTTTCAAAAAGTACTCCTTACCTAAAATTTTATCGAAATCAAGTCCATTCCTGCACCCTGATAAAGTAATTCACTCGATTACACTCTCAAAAATTTAACATGCATTCATCGAAAAACGCCTGACAAGCTTTTTTCATTTCCATACCACCCAAAATCAAACTTTAATCCCCTCTTCCCATAATAATAATCAGTCCTTAACAATTCTTACCCCAAACTCTAAATTCCAAACTCCAAACTCCAAACTCTAAATTCCCAACTCCAAACTCCAAATTCCAAACTCTAAATTCCAAACTCTAAACTCTAAACTCTAAACTCTAAATTCTAAATTCTAAATTCTAAATTCTAAATTCTGAATTCTGAATTCTGAATTCTGAATTCTGAATTAATTCAATCATCCTCCCCCTTGAAAAACCTGATTCACCGGTGAATAATCAACAATGGTTTAACAATTTGTTTAGCATTTTCATCCGTGAATCGTAGCAAATAAAGCCCCTCCGGTATAGAACGTGTATCAATTTCAAAAGGGTTTTCCCCAATTTTGAAGTGGCTAAGAATTCGCCCTTCACTATTTAATAATTGAAGTTGAAAATTTCTGCGCTGCTTCGATTGAATATTGATTTTTGAAAATGTATGGGCAGGGTTTGGATAAATAGTGATATGATCTTCACTACTGTTTTCCGAAACTCCGGTTACTCCTGTAATGTTAATATCATCCAATGAAAACCCGGCATCAACTAAGTTAAAATCGCTGATAAATTTAAATCGCAACTGCAAATAGTTGTTTCCCCACGGACTTGTATACTCATAACTCACCGATTGCCAACCATTCGAAATCCCACTCCAACCCTCATTGCTTTGATATAAATTGGAATTGTACCAGTTGGTACCCAAAGGATCGTTTATTGATCCCAATCGCTGCCAGGTATTCCCATTCGTAGAATATTCTACAAACATTCCATCTGCATTGCTCTCGGCAGAATAATTTATCCAAAACTGAATGGTGATGATATTATAGGGGTTGATATCAAAGATAGGAGAAGTGAGTACTGCCTGCGCGAGATTAAAATAGGGCATAGTGAGGTTAATATCCCAGCAAGCATTTCCGGAGTGTGTAGTGTTTAAAGGTCCGAAATTGGGTGTTCCCAGTTCCCAGTTAGTATTGCCCGGTCCTGTATTTGCACCCCATCCGTTCGATCCACTTTCGAAGTCATAACTGTAAGGGAGACCCGCAGTTACAATTCCAAAGAAACTCGTTTGTACAGTATCGTTTCCTTGATATAAATCTCCGGACCAATTAATAAACACTTCTAAAGTATTCGGACCACCAACAGGAAAAATTGGAGGAAGAGCAACCAATTGAGTGGAATCTGTTGCAAGATTTCCGGTCCAGTTAAATGTGACCGGAATTCCACTATTATGGCGATAAGTAATGTCTAAGTTGGTTAAAGTTGAAGATCCCATGTTTCTAAGTAATACTTCAACAGGTGTAGAAGTGCCTTGAATAGCATTAGATCCCGGTGATATAATAGTAAGCAATGCCGCATCATTGCTGTAAATGGTTGTCAATTTAAAATTGTCAATTGACACACCATCTGTATTGGTCGAGAAATCTGAGTTAAAGACAAATCGAAACTGTACGAGGTTAGAGAGATTTAAAACATCAAGATTATAAATGGAGGGTGTCCAGCCTGAAGAACTGCCTGTCCATCCCGGACTTTGCGATGAAATTAATTGTGCATCATTGTACCAATTGATGGCATTGGTATCATTTAAAATTCCCATAACCTGCCAAAGTGTATCACCTATATTTCTATACTCGAGTTTTAATCCGTCCCATCCCATTTCTGCATTTCGATTTTGCCAAAAGCTAAGCGTGGGGTGAACCGCCGCACTTAAATCGAAAATAGGAGAATTGAGTCTGCAATTGGCTGAAGAAGCATACCCTGAAGTTAAATTAATATCCCAGCAATAGGGGGGAGAATAAGTGCCCGATGTTGCGCCAAATGCGGGAACTCCAAATTCCCATGAAGTTCCTGGTACTCCTGCGTTTTCACTATACCAGCCCGTATTTCCATTGTCAAAATTATCTTCAAAGGTGGGTGTGTAGGTGGGTAAACCCAATATAGGAAAACAAAATAAATTATTACTTGTGTCCGCATCATTTTGGAGAATGATTTTGCTGCAAATGGATTGATTAAGGGGATTGACCAGGAACCCGGGCAATGAAATAAGAAGAGAATCACCGGGTAAAAGATTACCGAAATTCAAGGCGCTTGTATTGATGATGCCGTTGACAGCGTATTGATAGGTGAAGGTGTTAATGATCTGTGATCCGTTGTTTTTTATTAAAAAAAATATAGAGTCGCTCATTCCGCCGGCTGGAAAAGAAGGACTGTTAGTGTAGGAATATATTAGTTCTGCATCAAAATCCGGCAACTCCTGGATGCTGAAATCATCAATGCTGACACCTTGTGTTTGCACGCTAACATCACTCGTAAAAATGTAACGAAACTGAACATTGTTTTGCCCTAATACCTGTTGAAGTAAGTAAGTGCTCTTTACCCAACCGTTGGATGTTCCTGCCCATGCAGGTTGTCCGGACGAATTAATACTTGCAAAATTATACCAGTTTGTTGCATTGGGATCGCTCACACTGCCAAGTAAATTCCATGTGATTCCATTGTTAATGGTGTATTCCATTCTTGTCCCGTCCCAGGAAGCTTCAGAATCATTATTTCTCCAGAAACTTAATCTGCACAAACCCGCGGTAGAAAGATCGAATACCGGACTACTTAAAATAGAAAAAGCACTTGGGCCGTAACCGGTGTTGAGATTGATATCCCAACAATATACACCGGAGTGCGCTGATGAAGTGGTGAGATAGTTGGGTGTACCGTGTTCCCAAAGTGTATTTGGATTTGAAACCTGGGTCCATGCTCCGGGACCGGAATCAAAATTTTCAAAGTAGGGCAATTGAACCAACGAAAGAGCATTTATATTTATACAATTGGTGTCATTGCTATTATTGTTATCGCCGGGAACATTGATGTACGTACATAATGTATTTAATGGTGAAATCAACGTAATATTCCCTACAGTGATGGTATCTGTTTGTCCCGGTGCAAGTGTGTTTACTATCTGAGTGGGGGTGGATGGAATCCCGTTGAGGATATATCCACAGAAAAAGGTGTCGATGCTTTGGAACGAAACATTGCTCAGAATTATTTTAATTGGCTGAGAGATGCCGGCCGCTACAGTAGTCAGGGGAGAAGAAATACCTGTTAAACTTATATCGGTAGAAATAGAGGAACTATCTTTAAATGTGACATTGTCTAGGAATATTCCGGGCTGCGCACTCCCGAAAGAAGTGTTGCTACTAAATTTAAACCGAAATCGAATACTGTCTATTGCACCTAAAAAATCAAGTTGAATTCCGGAATTCAGCCATCCATTTGAATTACCTGTAAATCCGGCTAATCCTGTTGCAAAAATGGAGGTGGAGTTATACCAGTTACTACTCCAGGGCGAACCTGTACTTCCTAATACATTCCATTGTGTCCCGTTGTCTGTATATTCTACATGCATCCCATCTAATCCAACTGACATGTATCGGAATTGCAGAAAAGAAAAATAAGGATGTTGCATTGACCCGGTAATGAACCATGGAGAAGTTAAATAGGAAACTGACCCCGCCCGATACCCGGAATCAAGATCAGTACCCCAGCAATTTGGAAAACTATAGGGAACCGGTGATCCGGCAACAGTTGGTACACCTAACTCCCATGCAGTACCGTTAATGGTGGTAACGGTCCGGTTACCAATTCCTGAATCAAAGTTTTGAAAGTAGGGAAAAGTGCTGATTTGTGCCGGAGAATAACATGTGAAAAACACCAAAACTAATGCGACCCTCCATCGGATTATACTTAAGTTCATACATTGCTGCATTGTTCCTGTATTATTATTTCACTCGTAAAGTTAGATATTTAAAGCATTTTAGGAGTCCTGCCATTCATGAATTTGAAATAACGTTTAGTAAGACACAGTGTATATTTTAGAAGAGTAAATAGCATTTATTAAGAAATTCCTGTGGTTTTTAATGAATTACTTGGATTTATCGAATATTTTCTGGCCTTAGTTTCAATTATTTGAGTTACTTTGGAATACACTTAAACTTAAAACCATGAAAAAATTATTACTCATTTGTTTGCTATGGATAGGAATATCTTCCAACGCAAGGGCTTCTCATATGATGGGAGGACAGATAACCATCGAGCACATAAGCGGAATGGATTATCACCTTGTGTATACGGCTTACAGAGATATGACAGGTATTCCCATTGCAATGGTATCAAGTATTAATTTTGTTGATTCATTATCAGGAGCAAATTTTCAAGTGGCCGTTTCTTATGATACCATAATAAATGTCCTTGTTCCCGGTGTTGAAGAATATGTTTATGACACCGTTATTACTTTTCCTTCTGTGGGTGAATGGTATATTTCTTATGAAGAATGTTGCAGAAATGCAGCAATTCTAAATATGACACAGCCTGGAGGTGAGTTCCATCATTTTTACACTATAATTCAAATCGATTCCTCCAATTCCAGTCCTGTGTTTTTGAATCCCCCTATAGTTTTAGCTCAGGATAGTGTTCCCTTCTATTACAATCCCCTGCCATTTGATGCGGATGGTGATTCAATCGCATGGTCATTAGATGTTCCTCTTTCCGGTAATGGTGTTCCGGTTGCAGGTTATACTTTGCCTCCGTCAGATTCACTGGTTCCTTTTAATATGGATCCGATCACAGGTGAGATCACCTTCCTTCCTAATACACTAGGTAATTTCCAGGTTTCAGTTAGAGTGAAGGAATATCGAAATGGAGTGCAAATTGGTGAGATTACACGTGATATGCAGATTATTGTTGTACCAAGTCCAAATACACCTGCAACAGTAATGATTGTTGCGAATACAGCACCATTCAACGGCAAAGTGTATTCGATTACTCCGGGTACTGCCTTTAGTTTGAACGTAACTGTGTTTGATATGGATGCTCAGGCGATTTCTATTCTTGGAAATGGGGAACCTTTCTTATTAACATCAAATCAGGCTCAATTAGCTGTGACGAATGGTGTTGGTTCTGCCTCTGCCATTTTATCCTGGACTCCTTCTGCAGCACAGGAAAGAACGGCACCCTACATAATGGGACTTCGAATTTCAGAAATTTATAGCAACTACGTATTCCAAAGTGATATATCTATTTCGCTGAGAGTAGGATTCGGTACTACCGGCATCGTAGAGAATGCTTTGAGTTCGGCAATTAGCGTGTCTCCAAATCCTTCAACCGGAAATTTTGCTATTCAATTTAATTCCACTTCTAATTCACCGGTTAAAGTAGACATCACCTCTATTGATGGTAAAGTGGCTCAAGGATTTACAAAAGATCAAATCGTTTCAGGATTAAATGTAATTCAAGTGAATAATCTTAATCTTGCAAAAGGAGCCTATATTGTTCGGGTTGAACAGGATGGTAAATATCTTGGAATGCAGCGTTTGATTATCCAGCATTAGTAATAATTCCTTTAAAGAGAGGTTGCATATTGATTTATGCAACCTCTCTTTTTTATGTTTTTCTTATCGATTGATAAGAATGGGGCACTTTTCTATGTCATTATTAATTTCATTTTATAGTTTGGAATAATCTTTGACTGCCATTTTTAAAACACTATCCATATGCAAATGCTAAAATGGTGCTGTGCGGCAGGAATTCTCCTGTTCGCTTCAGCTTGCTCACCCAAAATACCATTTACTCAGGCGGTTCGCGATCAGTATAAATTAACGCCTGAAGAATTAAAGGGAATCCAGTTTTATCTATCCGATCCCGTTGCTTTACGAAAAGGAGAAGCAAATGAAAATCAAAAATCTACCGAGGATGGGAAATTGATCATTGAAAGTGGTAAAACCATTGATCAGGTGACAATAAAATCAAATACTGAAGGTGCCGTGGAAAGTGTTCCGGACTTAAAAAGTCTGACAGTTTCTTTTGAAGAGGGAGCCGAAAAATACCTGGTCTTTAGTAGTATAAAAAGCAGGAACGGATTTTACTCTTTGCAGGCTTTGAATTGGGAGAATGGCAGGGGCAAAGTGAGTTACGCCGGCCAAACCTGGTATGCAAGCCCCGGCAGTGATCAGGCCATCCTTCTTTTTAAAATGAAGAGTATAAAGAAGTTAAGAGTAAATGAAAAGGTGGCAAAAGGTCGTAAAGTGAATTAGTTCGCAGGAGTAGTGTTTTTAAGAGCAAGTCGGGTCCTTCTTAAGGTAAAATATCCGTGCGTCGCGACGGATAGCAAGATGATACCGCTACCGATATAAAATTCTATTCCCATCGATTGATGTTCGTTGAATAGAAGTATGGCCAATATGATGCTGTACAGTGGTTCCAGGTTCACACTCAGGTTCATGGTGAAAGCATCAATTTTCTGAAGCGCATAAAGCGAAATGGTGAAGGCAAAAGTGGTACAAACCACGCTCAATAATAGCAGATATATAAGGTCCATAAAGCCGGGTAATTCAAATTGACTTTCGTTGATGATAAACCAAACCGGAAGCATTAAGGTGAGCAATAAAAATCCGGTCCCCAGCTCATAAAATGTAATGATTTCCGGAGGTATAGTATTACTGATTCTTTTATTAAGTATAGTAAACAAAGAGGCGAGGAAGGCACTGGCAATGGATAGTAGAATCCCTTTCAGATAAAATTGCTGCACAGAAAATATAATATAGATGCCAACGATGACAGCTAACCCGGTGAGTATTTCCGGTACCTTAGGTCTTTTGCCATGTAGCAGTGGATCAAGGATGGCTGTGAACAATGCCACACTTGAAAAGCAGGAAATGGCAATGGATACATTCGATGCTTTAATCGCTCCATAAAAGGTGATCCAGTGCAACGTTATTAATAACCCGATTGTGACAATTTGTAAAATTTGCTTTTTTGGGAGAAACCGCATTTTTGAGGTAGCAAATAAAAATATTCCCGTGGCAATAGTACTCAGCAACATTCTATACCAAACCAGTAATCCCTCGTCTAGTAGAATGACTTTTCCTAATATGGCTGTAAATCCCCAAAGCACAATAGCAATGTGCATCTGGAGATAAGCTTTCTGCATTTTAGAAACGCATCAGATTATCGTATAGCTCCTTTGTCGGTAAACCCACTACATTGTAAAAAGAACCGAGAATATATTCTACACCTATCATCCCAATCCAATCCTGAATGCCATAAGCACCGGCCTTATCAAGCGGAGAGAAGTTTTCCAGATAATACTCAATTTCATTATCTTTTAACGTCTTAAAGGATACATCGGTTTTTACAAAAAATGATTCTGATTTTTTGGATGACATGATGCAAACACCTGTAACTACAGAATGCTTCCTGCCTGATAGTAAACGCAACATACGTTCAGCATCTTTGATGTCAGTTGGTTTTCCTAAGATAAGTTCGTCAACAGCTACAATGGTGTCCGATGTGATAACAATACCTCCATCTGCAACATCGGCCTTATAAGCCAATGCTTTTTTTCTTGCTAAAAACATAGAAATATCTTCTCTCCTGAATTGCTCGGGATAGGTTTCATCAAAATCTTTCTTAATAATTTCGAAAGTCAGTCCGAGCTGTCTAAATAATTCTTCTCTTCTTGGAGATGCTGTCCCAAGGATTATTCGGGTACCTTCAAACTTTTTTGTAAGTGGATTCATTGTCTTAACTAATTGAAACTGTAATTAAATACAGCAAGTGATATTGTGCCTGTAAACATAGTGATTTTAAGCCAAAAACTGGCTAATGAAAAATCGGATTTATTCTCTGCTTTTATCAGTAAATAAATTATTCTTAATAATGGTAAATCAATAAACAGTACAATGTATATGAATGGAATGAAACTTTCCCACTGTTGGCTAAGCACTTGAGCACTAATTAGAACTATTAAAACGAGTAAAGTGATTAATGTGGCAATCCATTTACCGGGTGTTTGCCCGATTTTATTTGCAAGAGTAGCACAGCCCGCCTTGCGGTCACCATCACTATCCTCGATGTCTTTAATGATTTCCCGTACCAACGTCAGTAAAAAAGAGAAAAACATAAAAGCGCCTACGATTAACATGATGCCGGGATGCTCTTTTACAAAAGGTTCCGGAATGACTACAATGAATACTACAGCCGCTGAAAGTAAAGAAATGATGATGTTTCCTAATACAGGAATGCACTTGTATGAAGTAGAGTAGAAGTATAGCATTCCTGAAATGATCAGGTTGATGATGCCGAGATATGAATATCCCTTAATATAACTGAGATAAAATCCGCAAAGAATCCCTAAGAAACTTAAAAGCAAATATAAGTTTAAGGCACTGTCCTTTGTAATATGATTTCCAACGATTAATTGATCCGGCTTATTGATCCTGTCTATTTTTTCATCTTCAATATCATTGATTACATATCCGCCCGCTGCAATTAAAATACACGAAAACGATAGAAGCGCGAATTCAAAATCCGTCATTAGCAAGCCAAGACCTTCCGTCTCCAGAATGGGCTCCATTAAAGAATAGCGAAGTAGATATTGCAATAGCCCGATGATGATGAGGTTGGGCCACCGGATTAATTTGAAGATATGTACAGCCATATAGGAAGTGAAATTTGATTTTAGGGTATTATTTCCACTCACCTTTTAATGAAAGTACCTGTTCGATGACATCTCTGACACAACCTTCTCCTCCCTTATAAGGAGAGGTGTATTGACATGCAGATTTTATCTGGTACACTGCATCAGCAGGACAAGTACGAACCTCGCAGTGTTGGAGCACATGGAGATCCGGCATATCGTCACCCATATAAAGAACTTCCGAGAATTTAACTTTATGTTTTACAAGCAAGTTTTCAAGCAGTAAAAGTTTGTTCTCAATCCCTATATGAACCTCATCTATACCTAATCGTCCAGTCTCTTGGCAACGCCCTCCGGAGTACTACCGCTGATGACAAAAATAAAATATCCACTCCTTGCGGCTAGTTGTAAGGCATAGCCATCCTTAATATTCATTTTGCGTAACATGCTGCCATCTGTTTGAATAAACAGACTTCCGTCCGTTAAAACACCATCCACATCAAAAACAAAGCATCTGACTTGAGGCAATAACTCCTTGAAATTTTTACTGTTTTCCATGCGCTTCAAAATTACAAATGATTATAACTTAAGAAAGGTAGAATAGAGCTTTTGGAGAAAAACTTTTCCATGCAGATAATGGCTACTGTCGGATTCAACTTTCTGCACCGAATACTGCTTAATGTATTGCTTTTCTCCGAATAAATAGACAAAACGGTTATCTTCTTCCAGCCAGCCAAATCCCCTATCATAGTTTAAATAACTGGCTAAAGTGGAATGCCGGCCCAATAAATCTCTGCTGAAGGTATAAT from Bacteroidota bacterium harbors:
- a CDS encoding phosphatase PAP2 family protein, which translates into the protein MRSRFREFRLGGLMMFLIVSNFVSAQKSDSCLLDKKYLHSFFTDTRDLLLSPGKTGREDGNFIGASLLVIPAGFMFDEPVERFFRRQQIRSSNEEWIDYSISNFGSGLYPGAAAVILYGLGASKKREDLKWMALLQIKTLGISVAASRVPKYLFQRKRPDENIPVNAWNWSGPLQGFTGNYSFTSGHTFIAFSWAAVTASAYKEKKGLVIGLYSLASLVEYPEFIKENIGAVMFWVVLYWAMHWVNLCTASRRKTG
- a CDS encoding redoxin domain-containing protein, with product MLKIGSRVPEFSIMDSEKQPFTNETIAGKRTLLLFFPAAFTSVCTKELCAVRDDIARYNDLQVDVVGLSTDSLYVLAKYKEEQGLNFKLAADYNKEMCAAFDSQYEVFAFGMKGTAKRSAFIIDENGAICYAEVLASAGDIPNFKAITEVLEKMGVNS
- a CDS encoding T9SS type A sorting domain-containing protein; translation: MINLVKPAAVKIDICAVDGHLVNSSVIQLSAGVQNIAIRSSDLQLDAGVYMVRFLLEGEAKTVKMVVRP
- a CDS encoding DUF1361 domain-containing protein, which encodes MWNLFLAYIPFGISTLMKLKERDIEPFQFWLIFPFWILFFPNAPYILTDLFHLMPRGNTPEWFDLFLLLSFSITGLLLGLFSLKHMHRFVIRFHSNGTGLLFVFCTLTLGSFGVYLGRFERFNSWDIIRSPLELFHDIGSRILYPTNHIGTWGMTIALSILLGILYLLIGGLENKGVKNSELRIKN
- a CDS encoding T9SS type A sorting domain-containing protein; the encoded protein is MNLSIIRWRVALVLVFFTCYSPAQISTFPYFQNFDSGIGNRTVTTINGTAWELGVPTVAGSPVPYSFPNCWGTDLDSGYRAGSVSYLTSPWFITGSMQHPYFSFLQFRYMSVGLDGMHVEYTDNGTQWNVLGSTGSPWSSNWYNSTSIFATGLAGFTGNSNGWLNSGIQLDFLGAIDSIRFRFKFSSNTSFGSAQPGIFLDNVTFKDSSSISTDISLTGISSPLTTVAAGISQPIKIILSNVSFQSIDTFFCGYILNGIPSTPTQIVNTLAPGQTDTITVGNITLISPLNTLCTYINVPGDNNNSNDTNCININALSLVQLPYFENFDSGPGAWTQVSNPNTLWEHGTPNYLTTSSAHSGVYCWDINLNTGYGPSAFSILSSPVFDLSTAGLCRLSFWRNNDSEASWDGTRMEYTINNGITWNLLGSVSDPNATNWYNFASINSSGQPAWAGTSNGWVKSTYLLQQVLGQNNVQFRYIFTSDVSVQTQGVSIDDFSIQELPDFDAELIYSYTNSPSFPAGGMSDSIFFLIKNNGSQIINTFTYQYAVNGIINTSALNFGNLLPGDSLLISLPGFLVNPLNQSICSKIILQNDADTSNNLFCFPILGLPTYTPTFEDNFDNGNTGWYSENAGVPGTSWEFGVPAFGATSGTYSPPYCWDINLTSGYASSANCRLNSPIFDLSAAVHPTLSFWQNRNAEMGWDGLKLEYRNIGDTLWQVMGILNDTNAINWYNDAQLISSQSPGWTGSSSGWTPSIYNLDVLNLSNLVQFRFVFNSDFSTNTDGVSIDNFKLTTIYSNDAALLTIISPGSNAIQGTSTPVEVLLRNMGSSTLTNLDITYRHNSGIPVTFNWTGNLATDSTQLVALPPIFPVGGPNTLEVFINWSGDLYQGNDTVQTSFFGIVTAGLPYSYDFESGSNGWGANTGPGNTNWELGTPNFGPLNTTHSGNACWDINLTMPYFNLAQAVLTSPIFDINPYNIITIQFWINYSAESNADGMFVEYSTNGNTWQRLGSINDPLGTNWYNSNLYQSNEGWSGISNGWQSVSYEYTSPWGNNYLQLRFKFISDFNLVDAGFSLDDINITGVTGVSENSSEDHITIYPNPAHTFSKINIQSKQRRNFQLQLLNSEGRILSHFKIGENPFEIDTRSIPEGLYLLRFTDENAKQIVKPLLIIHR